In Aquiflexum balticum DSM 16537, a single genomic region encodes these proteins:
- a CDS encoding alpha-amylase family glycosyl hydrolase, protein MASDHHQPDLIQQTINKYSIDSNDKDFLQRFNERIGTISKLYYQLYATHPKKDELFEQLIVTLFKANNERSLDLKKQDEIKSNKNQWFLSNELVGMSLYVDRFAGNLKNMSSKLDYLEELGVNFLHIMPVFESPQGESDGGYAVSDFRKVDPKFGTLEDLIALNKKMQKREMYLMLDIVLNHTSHRHQWAEKAKSGDPYFQDFYYMYDNRWIPNEFEEAMPEIFPEAAPGNFTWSEECQKWVMTVFHDYQWDLNYMNPMVLREMLDNVLFYANLGVDLLRVDAPAFIWKQTGTTCQNLPQVHTLLQLIKQCVMVSTPGMAILGEAIVAPKEITKYFGTGEFTAQECDFAYNAVHMALQWDMLATGETEVMMAAQHEILKKPYGTSWITYTRCHDDIGLGYENEMIKAAGKQPYEHRKFLMDYYSGKFPNSPARGELFSSNPKTGDARISGTLASLCGLEKGIYENDPTVIDEAIHKIMLMQAHSMFIGGLPMLFYGDEVGYTNDYSFRNDPGKSYDNRWMHRPLIDWKRNKLAEKDGSLENRIFSQTQKLIQIRKQLSVISDFKNLTWSTPQNKHVAVFMRDSADDRFFGVFNFSSFPTKLTWYVFREHTQAPKRLLDHWTGDEFDVGYDHEFLELQPYQFYLFEVID, encoded by the coding sequence ATGGCTTCAGACCATCATCAGCCTGATTTAATTCAGCAAACAATCAACAAATATAGTATTGATTCAAACGACAAGGATTTCCTACAAAGGTTCAACGAAAGGATTGGTACCATCAGTAAGCTTTATTACCAACTGTATGCTACCCATCCCAAAAAGGATGAACTTTTTGAACAACTGATTGTCACACTTTTCAAAGCCAACAATGAGAGGAGTTTGGACTTGAAGAAACAGGATGAAATAAAGTCCAATAAAAACCAATGGTTTTTGAGCAATGAATTGGTGGGAATGAGTCTCTACGTGGACAGATTTGCAGGAAATCTGAAAAACATGTCCTCGAAACTGGACTATTTGGAAGAGTTGGGTGTAAATTTTCTCCATATCATGCCGGTGTTTGAAAGTCCGCAAGGAGAAAGTGATGGCGGCTATGCAGTTTCAGATTTTAGAAAGGTTGATCCAAAATTCGGTACCCTGGAAGATTTGATTGCCTTGAACAAGAAAATGCAAAAGAGGGAAATGTACCTCATGTTGGATATTGTATTGAACCATACCTCTCACCGGCATCAATGGGCAGAAAAAGCCAAATCGGGAGATCCTTATTTTCAGGACTTCTATTACATGTATGACAACCGTTGGATTCCCAACGAATTTGAGGAGGCAATGCCCGAGATTTTTCCGGAAGCTGCCCCTGGTAATTTCACATGGTCCGAAGAATGTCAAAAATGGGTCATGACTGTTTTTCACGATTACCAATGGGATCTCAATTATATGAATCCGATGGTGCTTCGCGAAATGCTTGACAATGTCCTATTTTATGCCAATCTCGGAGTCGATCTCCTTAGAGTGGATGCCCCTGCCTTTATTTGGAAACAAACAGGAACCACTTGTCAGAACCTTCCTCAGGTCCATACCTTATTGCAGTTGATCAAACAATGTGTGATGGTTTCCACACCGGGAATGGCCATCTTGGGAGAAGCCATTGTAGCCCCAAAGGAAATCACCAAATACTTTGGTACCGGTGAATTTACGGCACAGGAATGCGATTTTGCCTACAACGCTGTTCATATGGCCCTGCAATGGGACATGTTGGCCACAGGTGAGACTGAGGTCATGATGGCTGCCCAACATGAAATCCTCAAGAAGCCATATGGTACCTCCTGGATTACCTATACGAGATGTCACGATGATATTGGTTTGGGTTATGAAAATGAAATGATCAAAGCGGCAGGTAAGCAACCATATGAGCACCGGAAATTTTTAATGGATTATTATTCCGGGAAATTCCCAAACAGCCCGGCAAGAGGAGAGCTTTTTTCCTCGAATCCGAAAACAGGAGATGCGCGTATCAGCGGTACTTTGGCTTCTTTATGCGGTCTGGAAAAAGGCATCTATGAAAATGACCCAACAGTAATCGATGAGGCGATCCACAAAATCATGTTGATGCAGGCCCATTCTATGTTTATTGGAGGATTGCCTATGTTGTTTTATGGAGATGAAGTGGGGTATACCAATGATTACAGTTTCAGGAATGATCCGGGAAAAAGTTATGACAACCGATGGATGCACAGACCACTGATAGACTGGAAGAGAAATAAATTAGCTGAAAAAGATGGAAGTCTCGAAAACAGGATTTTTTCCCAAACTCAAAAACTGATTCAAATCCGAAAGCAACTGTCTGTCATTTCCGATTTCAAAAACCTCACTTGGTCTACACCACAGAACAAACATGTGGCGGTTTTCATGAGGGATAGTGCAGATGATCGCTTTTTTGGAGTATTCAACTTCAGCAGTTTTCCTACTAAGCTGACCTGGTACGTATTCAGGGAACATACTCAAGCCCCCAAGAGATTATTGGACCACTGGACAGGAGATGAGTTTGATGTGGGATATGACCATGAATTTCTGGAATTGCAACCCTATCAATTTTATCTTTTTGAGGTGATTGATTGA
- a CDS encoding radical SAM protein, with translation MLLEENTSIDTEQAKLDRLFDDAPRRPLLYPWQEELIRYWIKVHFFFLALNTYKNFKKTFEVLKIFQEFKKKTFGRDGERKITLKNGKIWFGIHIPPFPSKNFNKYILTEFHRYVPHSRSINTFQQVNFAITTKCPMRCEHCFEWDNLNMPETFSLEQLQQLTKKLQNQGLAHISLSGGEPMIRYEEMVKLIENGNKDTHWWAITSGFNLNEEKAKRLKKAGATGLVVSIDHYLPASHNKFRGHKDAFNHGVNAAISAGKAGLMVAISVCVTKENANRVFLMNFMQMAINLGADFVQWLEPKAEGHYRNKDVEMNEGQIQLMEEVYEELCHNPKYRKYPPVMYYGYYQRRIGCFSAGRSSFYVDSVGMVHSCPFCHSADFKITDWLEMPAISGKEITKCELY, from the coding sequence ATGCTACTGGAAGAGAATACCTCAATTGATACTGAACAAGCCAAGTTGGATCGATTATTCGATGATGCGCCTAGAAGACCCCTGCTTTACCCATGGCAGGAAGAATTAATTCGCTATTGGATAAAAGTCCATTTTTTTTTCCTGGCTTTGAACACTTATAAAAACTTCAAAAAAACCTTTGAGGTGCTTAAAATATTTCAGGAATTCAAAAAAAAGACATTTGGCAGAGACGGGGAAAGGAAGATTACTTTAAAAAACGGCAAGATTTGGTTTGGTATTCATATACCTCCTTTCCCCTCCAAGAATTTCAACAAATATATACTGACTGAATTTCACCGTTATGTACCTCATTCAAGGTCTATCAATACCTTTCAACAAGTTAATTTTGCTATTACTACCAAATGTCCCATGCGCTGTGAACACTGCTTTGAATGGGACAACCTGAACATGCCTGAAACTTTTTCTTTGGAACAGCTTCAACAACTTACCAAAAAGTTACAAAATCAGGGTCTCGCCCATATTTCTTTGAGTGGTGGTGAACCTATGATTCGGTATGAAGAAATGGTAAAATTGATTGAGAACGGAAATAAAGATACCCATTGGTGGGCAATAACTTCCGGATTTAATCTGAATGAGGAAAAGGCAAAACGATTAAAAAAAGCAGGGGCTACAGGTTTAGTGGTAAGTATTGATCATTATCTACCCGCGTCACATAACAAATTCAGGGGGCATAAAGATGCCTTTAACCATGGAGTAAATGCGGCAATTTCCGCAGGGAAAGCAGGTTTGATGGTGGCCATTTCTGTTTGTGTTACAAAAGAAAATGCTAACAGAGTATTTCTGATGAATTTTATGCAGATGGCCATAAATTTGGGTGCGGACTTCGTGCAGTGGCTGGAACCAAAAGCAGAGGGGCATTATAGAAATAAGGATGTTGAAATGAATGAAGGGCAAATTCAATTAATGGAAGAAGTATATGAAGAACTTTGCCATAATCCAAAGTACAGAAAATATCCGCCGGTAATGTACTATGGCTATTACCAGAGGAGAATTGGTTGTTTTTCCGCGGGAAGATCCAGTTTCTACGTGGATTCTGTGGGGATGGTGCATTCCTGTCCATTTTGCCATTCTGCTGATTTCAAAATTACCGATTGGCTGGAAATGCCTGCTATAAGTGGTAAAGAGATTACAAAATGTGAATTATATTAA
- a CDS encoding Gfo/Idh/MocA family protein: METDKNLFKGLSRRDWLKILGGIPIVGAVWTAGFRFSEKAKSERNLLLETLNIKASAPPASGPMSGEPLRIGLIGFGIRGEQLMRSLGFATTEWLEQMAKSSAENPNDKRLEDFKAQENLNVKLAGICDIFDVRAEKALASFNQDGNVCKRYRTHSEMINSGEIDAIIIATPDHWHAPMAIEAIEAGLHVYIEKPMTHTIQETYDLRESCRRNPDVVMAVGHQHRQTQSFLTAQDAIEKMTLGHVSLVTTTTNRNDDNGAWQYDIHPDASPSTIDWDAFLGTAPKIPFNSEHFFRWRKWWAYGSGLSGDLLTHDYDRINCVLKMGIPKYITASGGIYTHRDGRNVPDVMQINMDFPDFSTGSSQEPGKEKGMTLVYSATLGNQFERGTLLMGHDATMELGNMLTIHADPRSTKYADLIKENRIDPMVPIYQYDPSANGVDAVTSATAKYFANKGLLWTYRDGKRVDSTFLHIREWLSCIRNGGEPSCGIVEGFEEAITAHMGGLSYKIGRRIEWDEENERIVALPGEDLDQILLNNDIS, translated from the coding sequence ATGGAAACTGACAAAAATCTATTCAAAGGCCTTTCGAGAAGAGATTGGCTAAAAATACTAGGAGGTATCCCTATTGTAGGTGCAGTTTGGACTGCGGGCTTTAGGTTTAGTGAAAAAGCCAAATCTGAACGTAATCTTCTCTTGGAAACCTTGAATATTAAAGCCTCTGCACCACCTGCTTCCGGCCCTATGAGTGGGGAACCGCTCAGAATCGGACTCATTGGTTTTGGGATACGAGGTGAGCAATTGATGCGGTCTTTGGGATTTGCCACCACCGAATGGTTAGAACAAATGGCCAAATCCAGTGCTGAGAATCCGAATGATAAAAGATTGGAGGATTTTAAGGCACAGGAAAACCTCAATGTTAAATTGGCCGGGATCTGTGACATCTTTGATGTAAGGGCCGAAAAAGCACTTGCGTCTTTCAATCAGGATGGGAATGTATGCAAACGCTATCGTACCCATAGCGAAATGATAAACAGTGGCGAAATTGATGCCATTATCATTGCAACTCCTGATCATTGGCATGCACCAATGGCTATAGAGGCCATAGAAGCCGGTCTGCATGTGTACATCGAAAAACCAATGACCCATACAATTCAGGAGACTTATGACCTCAGAGAATCCTGTAGGAGAAATCCCGATGTAGTCATGGCTGTTGGTCACCAACATCGCCAAACACAAAGCTTCCTGACAGCCCAAGATGCCATTGAAAAAATGACTTTAGGCCATGTATCGTTGGTCACCACGACTACAAATAGAAACGACGACAATGGCGCCTGGCAATATGACATCCATCCTGATGCTTCCCCAAGTACCATCGATTGGGATGCCTTTTTGGGAACAGCACCCAAAATACCTTTCAATTCGGAACATTTCTTCCGGTGGAGGAAATGGTGGGCCTATGGTTCAGGACTTTCCGGTGATTTGTTGACCCATGATTATGACAGGATCAACTGTGTGTTGAAAATGGGAATTCCAAAATACATTACAGCATCGGGAGGGATTTATACCCATAGAGATGGAAGAAATGTTCCCGATGTCATGCAGATCAATATGGATTTCCCGGATTTCAGTACAGGCAGCAGTCAGGAACCCGGAAAAGAAAAAGGAATGACTTTGGTCTATAGTGCCACTTTGGGAAATCAGTTCGAAAGAGGAACCTTGTTGATGGGACACGATGCCACTATGGAGTTGGGAAATATGCTAACCATTCATGCTGACCCAAGATCTACAAAATATGCGGATTTGATTAAAGAAAATCGCATAGACCCCATGGTACCGATTTACCAATATGATCCAAGTGCCAATGGCGTGGATGCGGTGACTTCAGCTACTGCCAAATATTTTGCCAATAAAGGATTATTATGGACCTATAGAGATGGTAAAAGGGTTGATTCTACCTTCCTGCATATCAGGGAATGGCTGAGCTGTATCCGTAATGGAGGAGAGCCAAGTTGCGGGATAGTTGAAGGTTTCGAGGAAGCCATTACAGCCCATATGGGCGGCTTATCCTACAAAATAGGAAGAAGGATAGAATGGGATGAAGAAAATGAAAGAATCGTTGCCTTACCCGGGGAAGATTTGGATCAAATCCTTCTGAACAATGATATAAGCTAA
- a CDS encoding M64 family metallopeptidase, producing MTFVFILFSLQSKAQLMPMEIIHYSGSPNEVTNMVILGDGYTAAQQDKFINDAKNATAGMLEQMPWRNYRNAINVYAIKVVSNVSGAAMNPNNLIDNYFGSSYWSHNIERLLVAWRSIKILSVLFYNTPFYDIGVLVVNDSKYGGSGGTFAVFSTHSSAAEIMIHELGHTYGDLGDEYWAGPQYARERHNMTQDANPLTNKWRSFLNRNGIGIYPHAESPTWHRPHQNCKMRFLGRNFCDVCSHHLEARLKFLSTPEAPARPIVLFGANKLEVKSLEKVKFFDLSTHNPTSWEWTFEGGTPEKSNQKNPEVSYRFGGKYKVILKAKNSSGENVFSREEFINVIGPAADLTPPVIVTKNVKIELDENGEAIVCAEDIDDGTYDDVELVEISISKEKFTCEDMGNNKVIFKAIDSSGNEAEAEVIVTVDDIIKPTIKAKNVEIFLDSDGFGTLNPEDVDDGSFDNCEITEMKLSKTEFGRGDVGENKVIFTIKDSCSNSVSVEVTVTVNIILSAEKGEISESLKFYPNPANDIVFIEYLKFIDPLLESIEIIDINGRILNEIRAFERNGNVIPIEVKELQSGQYFIRLNAQKSVKILRFGIVR from the coding sequence TTGACATTTGTCTTCATATTGTTTTCCCTTCAATCCAAGGCGCAGTTGATGCCCATGGAGATTATTCATTACAGTGGTTCACCAAATGAAGTGACCAACATGGTGATATTGGGAGATGGCTACACCGCCGCTCAACAGGATAAATTTATCAACGATGCAAAAAATGCAACAGCAGGAATGCTGGAACAAATGCCATGGAGAAATTACAGAAATGCTATCAATGTTTATGCCATCAAAGTAGTTTCAAATGTATCTGGGGCGGCTATGAACCCCAATAACCTGATTGATAACTATTTTGGCAGCTCTTATTGGTCTCATAATATTGAACGCTTATTGGTCGCTTGGCGCTCAATTAAGATTCTATCAGTTTTATTTTACAATACGCCATTCTATGATATAGGGGTACTTGTGGTCAATGATAGCAAATATGGCGGATCCGGCGGAACCTTTGCGGTCTTTTCGACACATTCCTCGGCCGCTGAAATCATGATACATGAATTGGGCCATACCTATGGGGATTTGGGGGATGAATATTGGGCAGGGCCGCAATATGCCAGAGAAAGACATAATATGACTCAAGATGCCAACCCTTTGACAAATAAATGGAGGAGTTTTTTGAACAGAAATGGGATAGGAATTTATCCTCATGCCGAATCACCTACCTGGCACAGGCCACATCAAAATTGTAAAATGAGATTTTTGGGTAGAAACTTTTGTGATGTATGTAGCCATCATTTGGAAGCAAGATTGAAATTCCTTTCTACGCCGGAAGCACCCGCAAGACCCATAGTCCTGTTTGGAGCCAACAAATTGGAAGTAAAGTCTTTGGAAAAAGTTAAGTTTTTTGATTTGTCTACCCACAATCCCACCTCCTGGGAGTGGACTTTCGAAGGGGGAACTCCCGAAAAAAGTAATCAGAAAAATCCCGAGGTTTCCTATAGATTCGGAGGAAAGTATAAAGTCATTTTGAAAGCAAAAAATAGTTCTGGCGAAAATGTATTTTCCAGGGAAGAATTTATAAATGTGATTGGGCCTGCTGCTGACCTGACGCCTCCTGTTATAGTTACCAAAAATGTCAAAATCGAATTGGATGAAAATGGGGAAGCGATTGTTTGTGCAGAAGATATAGATGATGGCACTTATGATGATGTGGAGCTTGTGGAAATCAGCATTTCTAAAGAAAAATTCACTTGCGAAGATATGGGTAACAATAAAGTTATCTTTAAAGCTATAGATTCCAGTGGAAATGAAGCCGAAGCTGAGGTGATAGTCACTGTAGACGATATCATTAAACCCACCATCAAAGCGAAAAATGTTGAAATCTTCTTGGATTCTGATGGATTTGGTACTTTGAATCCCGAAGATGTGGATGATGGATCTTTTGATAATTGTGAAATAACTGAGATGAAATTGTCCAAAACTGAATTTGGAAGAGGTGATGTCGGAGAAAACAAGGTGATATTTACCATAAAGGATTCTTGTTCCAATTCTGTTTCAGTTGAAGTAACAGTAACAGTAAATATCATTCTGTCTGCAGAAAAAGGTGAGATTTCAGAAAGTCTTAAATTTTATCCCAATCCAGCAAACGACATTGTCTTTATTGAATACCTGAAATTTATTGATCCTCTATTGGAATCCATTGAGATCATCGATATTAATGGCAGAATATTGAATGAAATCAGGGCTTTTGAAAGGAACGGGAATGTTATCCCCATTGAAGTGAAGGAGCTTCAATCCGGGCAATATTTTATAAGATTAAATGCCCAAAAATCTGTAAAAATATTGAGATTTGGTATTGTCAGGTAG
- a CDS encoding MFS transporter, with amino-acid sequence MSKPRLSFSQIINMNVGFFGIQYSFGLQQSAVNPIYDMLGAQPHEIPILNLAGPMTGLLIQPIIGALSDRTWHPKFGRRRPYFFIGAVFCSISLFLYPFSSSLWMAAGLLWILDAANNTAMEPYRALIADKLPPDQYAKGFLTQSFFTGLGITLANLSLFVFQKYITGTVGSLPVWVYASFFLGTICSITSVGWSIYKTPEIPPTDHELAKIRAENEGKPPLVIQFFLSLVSSLIIYIYFVLLLIPSIFYKGLIKRNIKAIEENRKLSLFFGQNVEIVNAVFDMPPVMWKLSLVYLFQWYALFVYWQNAAKSIAQSVWKTSPTADMKLFEEAVGWTGLVNGWYNVVTFMTAFALVGVAKKFGPRKVHFVCLIFAGVGLLIFPFIENKYLLFAPMTGFGIAWASMMGIPYLLVVNEIPKERYGVYMGIINMMIVIPMILQTLSFGFISKYFLNNDPGTAIVFAGILLLLAAAAVLRIEEKHDVETEDIPMGGGH; translated from the coding sequence ATGAGCAAACCCCGTCTTTCTTTTAGCCAGATCATCAACATGAATGTCGGATTTTTTGGCATTCAATACAGTTTCGGATTACAGCAAAGCGCTGTCAATCCCATATATGATATGCTTGGGGCACAACCTCATGAAATCCCTATTTTGAATCTGGCAGGGCCTATGACCGGCTTATTGATCCAACCCATCATTGGAGCATTGAGTGATAGGACATGGCATCCCAAGTTTGGAAGAAGAAGGCCATATTTTTTTATAGGAGCTGTATTTTGCAGCATCAGTTTGTTTCTTTACCCCTTCAGCAGCAGTTTGTGGATGGCTGCGGGATTACTTTGGATTTTGGATGCAGCCAACAACACGGCGATGGAACCCTATCGTGCCTTGATAGCCGACAAGCTGCCACCGGATCAATATGCCAAAGGTTTTCTTACCCAAAGCTTCTTCACAGGATTGGGAATTACTTTGGCCAATCTTTCGCTCTTTGTATTCCAAAAGTATATTACCGGAACAGTAGGTTCTTTGCCTGTTTGGGTGTATGCTTCATTCTTTTTGGGAACAATATGCTCCATCACTTCAGTAGGTTGGAGTATTTACAAAACCCCGGAAATTCCACCAACTGACCATGAACTGGCCAAAATACGGGCAGAAAATGAGGGTAAGCCTCCGCTCGTTATTCAGTTTTTCCTTTCTCTTGTTTCTTCTCTGATCATTTATATTTACTTCGTGCTCTTGTTGATTCCATCCATTTTTTACAAAGGGCTCATCAAAAGGAATATTAAAGCCATAGAGGAAAACCGAAAGCTCAGCCTGTTTTTTGGACAGAATGTAGAGATTGTCAATGCGGTATTTGATATGCCTCCTGTGATGTGGAAGCTTTCATTGGTCTATCTCTTCCAATGGTATGCCCTGTTTGTCTATTGGCAAAATGCAGCCAAGAGTATTGCCCAATCGGTCTGGAAAACTTCCCCCACTGCAGATATGAAATTGTTTGAAGAAGCGGTTGGATGGACAGGATTGGTCAATGGTTGGTACAATGTGGTGACCTTTATGACCGCTTTTGCTTTGGTTGGGGTAGCCAAAAAATTCGGCCCACGAAAAGTCCATTTTGTCTGTCTGATATTTGCCGGAGTGGGTTTGTTGATTTTTCCTTTTATAGAAAACAAATACCTCCTTTTCGCTCCTATGACCGGATTTGGCATTGCCTGGGCGAGTATGATGGGAATACCTTATTTGTTGGTAGTGAATGAAATACCCAAAGAAAGATATGGTGTTTATATGGGGATTATCAATATGATGATTGTTATCCCTATGATTTTGCAGACGCTGAGTTTTGGATTTATTTCAAAGTATTTTCTCAACAATGATCCCGGAACAGCTATCGTATTTGCGGGAATCTTATTGCTTTTGGCGGCTGCAGCGGTTTTGAGGATCGAGGAAAAACATGATGTGGAAACAGAAGACATTCCAATGGGTGGCGGGCATTGA
- a CDS encoding DoxX family membrane protein: protein MVQNPKFTSVQTFSLVLMRLLIGWHFLYEGVIKLYSPSWTAKGYLLSATYMQSFFKWLASESMISIVDTLNIAALVLVGISLIIGFKTKWASIIGIGLLLMYYFAHPPFPGYPQGPSEGSYWLVNKNLIEAAALFVVFLFPTDFVFGIEKLFNRKKLQTSNPIN, encoded by the coding sequence ATGGTTCAAAACCCGAAATTCACCTCTGTGCAGACCTTCAGCCTTGTGTTGATGCGTTTGCTGATAGGATGGCACTTTCTATATGAAGGTGTGATCAAATTGTATAGTCCATCCTGGACTGCAAAAGGATATCTATTAAGTGCTACTTACATGCAATCCTTTTTCAAATGGTTGGCAAGTGAGTCAATGATATCCATTGTCGACACCCTGAATATTGCCGCTTTGGTTCTTGTAGGCATTTCATTGATCATTGGATTTAAAACCAAGTGGGCCAGTATCATAGGGATAGGTTTGTTGTTGATGTATTATTTTGCCCACCCACCGTTTCCGGGTTACCCTCAAGGACCAAGCGAAGGAAGTTATTGGTTGGTAAACAAAAACCTGATTGAGGCAGCAGCTTTGTTTGTTGTGTTTTTGTTTCCCACAGATTTTGTATTTGGCATTGAAAAGCTTTTCAACAGGAAGAAGCTGCAGACCTCTAACCCTATAAACTAA
- a CDS encoding FAD-binding protein, producing the protein MNKRTFVKNTSALIGAALVSPWISCSPKKPETMEADYLLNWAENFQFSTDNVHFPKTIAEVQEIVRKSKSLRVLGSRHSFNRIADSEEMLVSFDHLNKVISLDRDKMQVTVEGGIKYGELCTYLHEQGFALHNLASLPHISVAGTIATATHGSGLENGNLSTGVAAIEFVNANGDLVSLGKADKEFYGAVVGLGALGPVTKVTLDLQPTFEVAQVVYMDLPWESLKDNFLEIMGSGYSVSLFLDWGSDKINEVWVKKRIMQGETPEFPEDFFGAKKASIKMHPVPSMSAESCSEQLGVAGPWYDRLPHFKMEFQPSAGKELQSEYFVPLENGYEAMMAVRGMSAQIHPHLFISEIRTIKADDLWMSTAYQRDSVAIHTTWKQEIPEVMALLPQMEAKLDKFQPRPHWAKLFTIPYEILSNRYAKIEDFKGLLSKYDPEGKFRNAYLNKNIFGK; encoded by the coding sequence ATGAACAAAAGAACCTTTGTCAAAAACACCTCGGCCCTGATTGGGGCAGCTTTGGTTTCACCATGGATTTCCTGTTCACCTAAAAAACCCGAAACAATGGAAGCGGATTACCTTTTAAACTGGGCGGAAAATTTTCAATTCAGTACCGACAATGTCCACTTTCCCAAGACAATTGCTGAAGTGCAGGAAATTGTAAGAAAAAGTAAGTCTCTTCGGGTGTTGGGTTCAAGACATTCTTTTAACCGAATAGCTGATTCTGAAGAGATGTTGGTTTCTTTTGACCATTTGAACAAGGTGATTTCTTTGGACAGAGACAAAATGCAGGTTACGGTGGAGGGCGGTATCAAATATGGCGAACTTTGCACCTATCTGCATGAGCAAGGTTTTGCCTTGCATAATCTTGCTTCTTTGCCACATATTTCCGTAGCGGGTACAATTGCTACAGCTACCCATGGATCAGGATTGGAAAATGGAAATCTTTCCACAGGAGTAGCTGCCATAGAATTTGTAAATGCAAATGGGGACTTGGTCAGTTTGGGAAAAGCCGATAAGGAATTTTATGGGGCTGTAGTGGGTTTGGGAGCATTGGGGCCTGTGACCAAAGTGACATTGGATTTGCAACCTACTTTTGAAGTGGCCCAGGTGGTTTATATGGATTTACCTTGGGAATCCCTAAAAGACAATTTTCTGGAAATTATGGGTTCAGGATACAGTGTAAGTTTGTTTTTGGATTGGGGAAGTGATAAGATCAATGAAGTTTGGGTCAAAAAAAGAATAATGCAAGGTGAAACTCCTGAATTTCCTGAGGATTTTTTTGGAGCCAAAAAAGCAAGTATCAAAATGCACCCCGTCCCCTCGATGTCTGCTGAAAGTTGTTCGGAACAGTTGGGAGTTGCAGGGCCGTGGTATGACAGGCTTCCCCATTTCAAGATGGAGTTCCAGCCAAGCGCAGGAAAAGAACTGCAATCCGAATATTTTGTCCCATTGGAAAATGGATACGAAGCCATGATGGCAGTCAGGGGCATGTCAGCACAGATTCATCCGCATCTTTTTATTTCAGAAATCCGGACCATCAAAGCAGATGATTTGTGGATGAGTACAGCCTATCAAAGAGACTCAGTAGCTATCCATACAACCTGGAAGCAAGAAATACCCGAAGTTATGGCCTTACTTCCTCAAATGGAAGCCAAGTTGGACAAGTTTCAACCCAGACCTCATTGGGCTAAACTTTTTACCATTCCTTATGAAATTTTAAGCAATAGATATGCGAAAATTGAAGATTTTAAAGGCTTATTGTCAAAGTATGATCCTGAAGGAAAATTCAGAAATGCATATCTGAATAAAAATATCTTTGGAAAATAA